From the genome of Pseudoliparis swirei isolate HS2019 ecotype Mariana Trench chromosome 10, NWPU_hadal_v1, whole genome shotgun sequence, one region includes:
- the gnai1 gene encoding guanine nucleotide-binding protein G(i) subunit alpha-1 isoform X1 — protein MGCTLSTEDKAAVERSKMIDRNLRDDGEKAAREVKLLLLGAGESGKSTIVKQMKIIHEAGYSEEECKQYKAVVYSNTIQSIIAIIRAMGRLKIDFGDAARADDARQLFVLAGSAEEGFMTGELAGVIKRLWKDRGVQVCFGRSREYQLNDSAAYYLNDLDRISQATYIPTQQDVLRTRVKTTGIVETHFTFKDLHFKMFDVGGQRSERKKWIHCFEGVTAIIFCVALSDYDLVLAEDEEMNRMHESMKLFDSICNNKWFTDTSIILFLNKKDLFEEKIKKSPLTICYPEYAGSNTYEEAAAYIQCQFEDLNKRKDTKEIYTHFTCATDTKNVQFVFDAVTDVIIKNNLKDCGLF, from the exons ATGGGATGCACGCTGAGCACAGAGGACAAGGCGGCGGTGGAGCGAAGCAAGATGATCGACAGGAACCTGCGGGACGACGGGGAGAAGGCGGCCAGGGAGgtcaagctgctgctgctcg GTGCCGGCGAATCGGGGAAGAGCACGATCGTCAAGCAGATGAA GATCATCCACGAGGCCGGCTACTCAGAAGAGGAATGCAAGCAGTACAAGGCGGTGGTCTACAGCAACACCATCCAGTCCATCATCGCCATCATCAGAGCCATGGGCCGCCTCAAGATCGACTTCGGAGACGCCGCCAGAGCT gACGACGCGCGGCAGCTGTTTGTGCTGGCGGGCTCGGCGGAGGAAGGCTTCATGACGGGGGAGCTGGCCGGAGTCATCAAGCGGCTGTGGAAGGACCGGGGCGTCCAGGTCTGCTTCGGCCGCTCCCGCGAATATCAGCTCAACGACTCGGCGGCATA CTACCTGAACGATCTGGACAGGATATCCCAGGCCACCTACATCCCGACCCAGCAGGATGTCCTGAGGACTCGAGTCAAAACCACCGGCATCGTGGAGACCCACTTCACGTTCAAGGACCTGCACTTCAA GATGTTCGACGTCGGCGGGCAGCGGTCCGAGAGGAAGAAGTGGATCCATTGCTTCGAGGGCGTGACCGCCATCATCTTCTGCGTGGCACTCAGCGACTACGACCTGGTGCTGGCCGAGGACGAGGAGATG AACCGGATGCACGAGAGTATGAAGCTGTTCGACAGCATCTGCAACAACAAGTGGTTCACGGACACCtccatcatcctcttcctcaacaAGAAGGACCTGTTTGAGGAGAAGATCAAGAAGAGCCCTCTGACCATCTGCTACCCAGAATATGCCG gctccaacacGTACGAGGAGGCGGCCGCCTACATCCAGTGTCAGTTCGAGGACCTGAACAAGAGGAAGGACACCAAGGAGATCTACACCCACTTCACCTGCGCCACGGACACCAAGAACGTGCAGTTCGTGTTCGACGCCGTCACCGACGTCATCATCAAGAACAACCTGAAGGACTGCGGCCTCTTCTGA
- the gnai1 gene encoding guanine nucleotide-binding protein G(i) subunit alpha-1 isoform X2 → MRRHECRWEVEPSTSTPPGAGESGKSTIVKQMKIIHEAGYSEEECKQYKAVVYSNTIQSIIAIIRAMGRLKIDFGDAARADDARQLFVLAGSAEEGFMTGELAGVIKRLWKDRGVQVCFGRSREYQLNDSAAYYLNDLDRISQATYIPTQQDVLRTRVKTTGIVETHFTFKDLHFKMFDVGGQRSERKKWIHCFEGVTAIIFCVALSDYDLVLAEDEEMNRMHESMKLFDSICNNKWFTDTSIILFLNKKDLFEEKIKKSPLTICYPEYAGSNTYEEAAAYIQCQFEDLNKRKDTKEIYTHFTCATDTKNVQFVFDAVTDVIIKNNLKDCGLF, encoded by the exons ATGCGGCGTCACGAATGCCGATGGGAAGTTGAGCCCTCGACTTCCACACCGCCAG GTGCCGGCGAATCGGGGAAGAGCACGATCGTCAAGCAGATGAA GATCATCCACGAGGCCGGCTACTCAGAAGAGGAATGCAAGCAGTACAAGGCGGTGGTCTACAGCAACACCATCCAGTCCATCATCGCCATCATCAGAGCCATGGGCCGCCTCAAGATCGACTTCGGAGACGCCGCCAGAGCT gACGACGCGCGGCAGCTGTTTGTGCTGGCGGGCTCGGCGGAGGAAGGCTTCATGACGGGGGAGCTGGCCGGAGTCATCAAGCGGCTGTGGAAGGACCGGGGCGTCCAGGTCTGCTTCGGCCGCTCCCGCGAATATCAGCTCAACGACTCGGCGGCATA CTACCTGAACGATCTGGACAGGATATCCCAGGCCACCTACATCCCGACCCAGCAGGATGTCCTGAGGACTCGAGTCAAAACCACCGGCATCGTGGAGACCCACTTCACGTTCAAGGACCTGCACTTCAA GATGTTCGACGTCGGCGGGCAGCGGTCCGAGAGGAAGAAGTGGATCCATTGCTTCGAGGGCGTGACCGCCATCATCTTCTGCGTGGCACTCAGCGACTACGACCTGGTGCTGGCCGAGGACGAGGAGATG AACCGGATGCACGAGAGTATGAAGCTGTTCGACAGCATCTGCAACAACAAGTGGTTCACGGACACCtccatcatcctcttcctcaacaAGAAGGACCTGTTTGAGGAGAAGATCAAGAAGAGCCCTCTGACCATCTGCTACCCAGAATATGCCG gctccaacacGTACGAGGAGGCGGCCGCCTACATCCAGTGTCAGTTCGAGGACCTGAACAAGAGGAAGGACACCAAGGAGATCTACACCCACTTCACCTGCGCCACGGACACCAAGAACGTGCAGTTCGTGTTCGACGCCGTCACCGACGTCATCATCAAGAACAACCTGAAGGACTGCGGCCTCTTCTGA